Proteins found in one Nostoc sp. NIES-3756 genomic segment:
- a CDS encoding UPF0175 family protein, which translates to MAGTNCVSFQHLFASYQIPVHYGVDDFE; encoded by the coding sequence TTGGCTGGTACAAACTGCGTTTCCTTTCAGCATCTATTCGCCAGCTATCAAATTCCCGTTCACTATGGTGTCGATGATTTTGAATAA
- a CDS encoding HNH endonuclease family protein: MAKVNLDALIPREDFEVEENINPGKKKETISIEDIKLDSFFFNNIRKPDFQRETNEWDKFRICEFIKSFIEGDLIPAIILWRSTGGYLFVIDGSHRLSSLSAWVNDDYGDGTISKFFYDGVIPDEQLKIADETRKLVNKTIGSYQDFRLALTHPDKVKPQVVKYAKNLAALAIQLQWVEGDASKAESSFFKINQQAAPIDKTELKLLESRRKPNSIAARAIIRSGKGHKYWSSFPDEIQNQIQVIAKEINEILFEPKLQNPIKTLDIPMGGKLYSSQTLPLILDFVNIVNGIDFNNKGLDDDTSGEETIKILKNIRKIAYRLNGNHPSSLGLHPIVYFYSKEGRYRTVYFLAIVDFVMELDKRKKIDIFIEFREKFEKFILDNDYLIQDIYVKYRSIQKSYKYISIFYQEVIKGLKNGKTIDDTIHDITLSNDFKYLNIRKITQIVKSLETDFDTNKKSEIYITNTLKNANRCQICGGLIHRNSISFDHIQRKQDGGLATVDNGQLTHPYCNTGYKN, encoded by the coding sequence ATGGCTAAAGTGAATTTAGATGCTTTAATTCCACGAGAAGATTTTGAAGTAGAGGAAAATATAAATCCAGGTAAGAAAAAAGAAACAATTTCTATTGAAGATATTAAATTAGATTCATTTTTCTTTAATAATATCCGAAAACCCGATTTTCAAAGAGAAACTAATGAATGGGATAAGTTTAGAATTTGCGAATTTATAAAAAGTTTTATTGAAGGTGATTTAATCCCAGCAATTATTTTGTGGCGCAGTACAGGTGGTTACTTGTTTGTAATTGATGGTAGCCATAGATTAAGTTCTTTATCTGCTTGGGTCAACGATGATTATGGGGATGGTACAATTTCAAAATTTTTCTATGATGGAGTAATTCCTGATGAACAGTTAAAAATTGCTGATGAAACACGAAAATTAGTTAATAAGACGATCGGTTCATACCAAGATTTTAGATTAGCTCTCACACATCCTGATAAAGTTAAACCGCAAGTTGTCAAATATGCTAAAAATTTAGCAGCGTTAGCAATTCAGCTTCAATGGGTTGAAGGAGATGCAAGTAAGGCAGAAAGTTCATTCTTTAAAATTAATCAACAAGCAGCACCTATTGATAAAACTGAACTGAAACTTCTAGAATCTCGAAGAAAACCTAATAGCATTGCTGCACGTGCAATTATAAGAAGCGGTAAAGGTCATAAATACTGGTCTTCTTTTCCAGATGAAATACAGAACCAAATACAAGTAATAGCAAAAGAAATTAATGAGATCCTTTTTGAGCCTAAATTACAGAATCCCATAAAAACATTAGATATACCAATGGGAGGAAAACTTTATTCCTCTCAAACATTACCACTCATATTAGATTTTGTGAATATCGTTAATGGAATAGATTTCAATAATAAAGGGCTTGATGATGATACCTCTGGAGAAGAGACAATAAAAATTTTAAAAAATATTAGAAAAATAGCATATAGATTAAATGGCAATCATCCTTCCTCTTTAGGCTTACATCCTATTGTATATTTTTACTCAAAGGAGGGGAGATATAGAACTGTGTACTTTTTAGCAATTGTAGATTTTGTTATGGAACTAGATAAGCGAAAAAAGATAGATATATTCATTGAGTTTAGGGAGAAGTTTGAGAAGTTTATTCTTGATAATGACTATTTAATACAAGATATTTATGTGAAATATAGGTCTATACAGAAGAGCTACAAATATATATCAATTTTTTATCAAGAAGTTATAAAAGGTTTAAAAAATGGAAAAACAATAGATGATACCATACATGATATTACTTTAAGTAATGATTTTAAATATTTAAACATCCGTAAAATAACTCAAATTGTAAAATCCTTAGAAACAGATTTTGATACAAATAAAAAGAGTGAAATTTATATAACCAATACATTAAAAAATGCAAATAGATGTCAGATTTGCGGTGGTCTTATACACAGAAATTCAATTTCATTTGATCATATACAACGTAAACAAGATGGTGGGTTAGCAACTGTAGATAATGGGCAGTTAACGCATCCATACTGTAACACAGGATATAAAAATTAG
- a CDS encoding VIT domain-containing protein, translating into MTQTQERQAAGLYVQIPEQQQIAFPLKHTEVQAKVTGNISRVEVTQTFENPFTTTLEAVYIFPLPDEAAVDDMLIRIGETTIQGSIKKRQEAQQIYEQAKQQGRTTGLLEQERDNIFTQSLANIKPGEQIDVIIRYTDSLKFEAGNYEFVFPMVVGPRYIPGITLDENAVGGASATAPMMQNQDTDLVPDASRLNAPILPSGTRSRHDIDVTVEIDAGVAIRGVTSPSHQIQIMYAGQVARVTLASGDKIPNKDLILRYQVAGEATQATVLTQADERGGHFALYLIPALTYSPEQVVPKDVVFLIDTSGSQRGAPLMQCQELMRRFINGLNPDDTFSIIDFSNTTRQLSPVPLANTPHNRTLALDYINRLNANGCTQMLQGIRAVLNFPSTNPGRLRSIVLLTDGYIGNENQILTELQRHLQPGNRLYSFGAGSSVNRFLLNRIAEVGRGTARIIRQDEPTAEVVEKFFRQINNPVLTNINLQWEGDGEAPMIYPTTPPDLFAEQPLVLFGRKVDGRGGKLHITGIAAGGMRYQQTFNLNFSAMGNSAVAQLWGRSRIKDLMNQMVGGDTKSGVTAVTDTALTYQLLSQYTAFVAVSDDVRVDSTQASVSVQVPVEMPEGVSHQGIYGSVAYSAAPASANTSLDTPDFLQRRRTIQPPAPPRASAPAETRDILYSLSPADESLINAPAPQIGTASPIPATPRLQVVSITGLDEQMTTVLTAFLQALYIPVGFSSSLVWELQLNKGRVTRVVLDEEASTLKEQQVIDVIRRSLLSWRPHNHLTATVLITIQVQL; encoded by the coding sequence ATGACTCAAACCCAAGAACGCCAAGCGGCTGGCTTGTATGTTCAAATCCCTGAACAACAACAAATCGCCTTTCCCCTCAAACATACAGAAGTACAAGCCAAAGTTACGGGTAATATTTCGCGGGTGGAAGTTACCCAAACTTTTGAAAACCCTTTTACTACTACCCTAGAAGCTGTCTATATCTTTCCCCTACCGGATGAGGCAGCCGTGGATGATATGCTGATTCGCATTGGGGAAACTACCATTCAAGGGAGTATTAAAAAACGCCAGGAAGCTCAACAAATATACGAGCAAGCCAAGCAACAAGGACGCACAACCGGGTTGTTGGAACAGGAACGGGATAATATATTTACTCAATCTCTGGCAAACATCAAACCGGGTGAGCAAATTGATGTAATTATTCGCTATACAGATAGCCTCAAATTTGAGGCGGGTAATTATGAGTTTGTCTTTCCGATGGTGGTGGGGCCGCGTTATATCCCTGGCATAACTCTTGATGAAAATGCAGTGGGTGGGGCTTCTGCTACTGCACCAATGATGCAAAATCAAGATACTGATTTAGTTCCTGATGCTTCACGGTTGAATGCTCCTATCCTACCGTCGGGAACTCGCTCCCGTCATGATATTGATGTCACGGTGGAAATTGACGCAGGTGTGGCAATTCGGGGTGTGACATCGCCTTCTCACCAAATCCAGATCATGTATGCAGGACAGGTGGCGCGGGTTACACTTGCGTCTGGGGATAAAATTCCTAACAAAGACCTGATTTTACGCTATCAAGTAGCAGGTGAAGCCACTCAAGCAACCGTCCTCACCCAAGCTGATGAACGGGGTGGACACTTTGCCCTGTACTTAATTCCCGCCCTCACATACTCTCCAGAACAAGTAGTTCCTAAAGATGTCGTATTCCTCATCGATACTTCAGGTTCCCAAAGGGGTGCGCCGTTGATGCAGTGTCAGGAATTGATGCGCCGCTTTATCAATGGACTCAACCCCGATGATACTTTCAGCATTATTGATTTCTCCAATACTACTCGCCAACTTTCACCAGTTCCTCTAGCCAATACACCACACAACCGCACACTGGCGCTTGATTACATTAATCGCTTGAATGCAAATGGGTGTACTCAAATGTTACAGGGGATTCGTGCTGTTTTGAACTTCCCCAGCACAAATCCAGGACGCTTGCGGAGCATTGTGTTACTCACCGATGGCTATATCGGGAACGAAAACCAAATTCTCACAGAATTGCAACGACATCTCCAACCAGGAAACCGCCTTTATAGTTTCGGTGCAGGTAGTTCTGTCAATCGCTTCTTACTCAACCGCATTGCAGAGGTGGGACGAGGTACGGCGCGGATAATTCGCCAGGATGAACCAACGGCTGAAGTGGTAGAAAAATTTTTCCGCCAAATTAATAACCCTGTGCTGACAAACATCAATTTGCAATGGGAGGGTGATGGCGAAGCACCAATGATTTACCCCACCACACCACCAGATTTATTTGCCGAGCAACCATTAGTGTTATTTGGTCGCAAAGTTGATGGGCGTGGTGGTAAACTGCACATCACCGGAATTGCGGCTGGTGGGATGCGCTATCAACAGACTTTCAATTTGAATTTCTCTGCAATGGGTAATTCTGCTGTGGCGCAACTTTGGGGACGTTCCCGCATCAAGGATTTGATGAATCAGATGGTTGGTGGTGACACTAAGTCAGGTGTGACAGCAGTGACAGATACAGCACTTACCTATCAACTGTTATCTCAATACACTGCTTTTGTGGCCGTTAGTGATGATGTACGAGTTGATTCCACTCAAGCTTCTGTTTCTGTGCAAGTACCTGTAGAAATGCCTGAAGGTGTTAGCCATCAAGGTATTTATGGTAGCGTTGCTTATAGCGCTGCTCCTGCAAGTGCTAATACTTCCCTGGATACACCTGATTTTTTACAACGTAGAAGAACCATACAACCACCCGCACCACCACGAGCCAGCGCACCAGCAGAAACACGAGATATTCTCTACAGTTTGTCGCCTGCGGATGAAAGCCTGATAAATGCGCCAGCACCACAAATAGGCACAGCTTCACCCATTCCGGCTACTCCACGCCTACAGGTTGTCAGCATTACGGGATTAGATGAGCAAATGACGACTGTGTTGACTGCATTTCTACAAGCGCTGTACATACCCGTTGGTTTTAGCAGTAGTTTAGTCTGGGAATTACAGCTAAATAAAGGACGAGTCACCCGGGTAGTGCTAGATGAGGAGGCTTCCACACTGAAGGAACAACAGGTAATTGATGTGATTAGGCGATCGCTTTTATCTTGGCGACCTCATAATCATCTCACAGCTACCGTCCTCATCACCATTCAAGTTCAATTGTAA
- a CDS encoding ABC transporter permease, with protein MKLKLMLQRIVSYLNLAAAYVYLNLKAHLEYRGAFITQVVAMVLNNLVWVTFWALFFQRFPVLRGWTVQDVITLWALAAAGFGLAHAICGNALRLSGLIVRGQLDVWMLYPRTLLSHLLLGQMSATAWGDLLFGYGVYLFFVKPDFLHLLMFAALNISSAVVYIGFNVLAGSLSFYLGNSEGLTQQWRNAMLTFSTYPATLFEGWVKLLLYTAIPAGFVTYLPIEALRRLSLVHTLLAMAGAIAVLLVGTGVFYHGLRRYASGNLMEMRG; from the coding sequence ATGAAATTAAAATTGATGTTACAGCGTATAGTTTCCTATCTTAATTTAGCTGCGGCTTATGTCTACCTGAACTTGAAGGCGCATTTAGAATACCGTGGCGCATTCATCACCCAAGTAGTAGCAATGGTGTTAAATAACCTTGTTTGGGTAACGTTCTGGGCGTTATTCTTCCAACGCTTTCCCGTACTGCGTGGTTGGACTGTGCAGGATGTAATTACTCTGTGGGCATTGGCAGCCGCAGGTTTTGGTTTAGCTCATGCTATCTGTGGTAATGCTTTACGACTCAGTGGTTTAATAGTCCGGGGACAGTTAGATGTGTGGATGCTCTACCCACGCACTCTTTTATCTCATTTACTGCTGGGACAAATGAGTGCGACAGCTTGGGGTGACTTGTTATTTGGTTATGGTGTGTACTTGTTTTTTGTGAAACCAGATTTCCTCCATTTGCTCATGTTCGCAGCATTAAATATTTCTTCGGCTGTGGTGTACATCGGCTTTAATGTGTTAGCTGGGAGTTTGAGTTTTTACCTTGGTAATTCTGAAGGACTGACACAACAATGGCGTAACGCCATGCTTACCTTCAGTACCTACCCAGCAACTTTGTTTGAGGGTTGGGTGAAGTTGCTGCTGTACACAGCAATTCCGGCTGGGTTCGTTACCTATTTACCTATTGAAGCATTACGAAGGTTATCTTTAGTACATACTTTACTGGCTATGGCTGGGGCGATCGCAGTATTGCTAGTAGGTACGGGTGTGTTTTATCACGGACTACGGCGCTATGCTTCAGGTAACTTGATGGAGATGCGCGGGTAA
- a CDS encoding ABC transporter permease, with product MNNITKYIWIGWTSARSNLAYLAEVASRGVFLFVILYIFLQLWRVTYAETNAQELGNLSLTQMLWYLGITESIVLSAPTIAQEVDEDVRTGALAVQLIRPLSYPLYRLWTTLGERVVRFGLNVTVSIVIALLFVGLIPLSLPGIFLFLLSLPLAFVLDFLATFLVGLGAFWLENTTGLMLIYSRITMILGGMLIPLDLFPEQWQPLLKNLPFASIVYGPARLFVQPDLTFAGELLLRQAVAMGVLSLLVAWVYSTAVKRIHANGG from the coding sequence ATGAACAATATCACCAAATATATCTGGATTGGCTGGACTTCGGCACGCTCTAACCTAGCTTATTTAGCGGAAGTCGCTTCAAGGGGTGTTTTTCTGTTTGTAATTCTCTACATTTTCCTGCAACTGTGGCGTGTTACTTATGCAGAAACCAACGCCCAAGAGTTGGGAAACTTAAGTTTGACGCAAATGCTTTGGTATTTAGGCATAACTGAGTCAATTGTGCTTTCCGCCCCAACAATTGCCCAAGAAGTAGACGAGGATGTACGCACGGGAGCGTTAGCTGTGCAATTAATTCGCCCCTTATCCTATCCCTTGTATCGTCTCTGGACTACCTTAGGAGAACGTGTAGTCCGCTTTGGCTTAAATGTCACAGTATCTATAGTCATAGCACTACTATTTGTTGGCTTAATTCCCTTGAGTTTGCCGGGTATTTTCTTATTTCTCCTGTCCTTACCATTAGCTTTTGTCTTAGATTTTTTAGCGACATTTTTGGTTGGTTTGGGGGCTTTCTGGTTGGAAAATACCACAGGTTTGATGTTGATATATTCGCGTATCACCATGATTTTGGGAGGGATGCTGATACCGTTGGATCTCTTTCCCGAACAATGGCAACCACTATTAAAAAATCTCCCCTTTGCCAGCATCGTATATGGCCCGGCGCGTTTGTTCGTACAACCAGATTTAACATTTGCTGGGGAATTACTCTTGCGTCAAGCAGTAGCTATGGGTGTACTTAGCTTATTGGTTGCTTGGGTATACAGCACAGCAGTTAAACGCATCCATGCAAATGGAGGATGA
- a CDS encoding ABC transporter ATP-binding protein: MGAVELENLRKTFTLTQGWGRSRKQTEVVAVDDITLSVPDGQAIAFIGPNGAGKSTTIKMLTGILYPTSGYASLLGLNPWKNRRELAYQIGVVFGQRSQLWYHLPPRDTLELLARIYNIDRQEYLKRRDVLVERFDLRPFWHTPVRKLSLGQRMRAEVAASLLHAPRLLFLDEPTIGLDVIARQELRDLIREWNRNEGITVFLTSHDAGDIERVAQRVVVINHGRVVLDDKISAMRRDYLGAKVLSVRFHDTTPQIILPGVTELKKTEYALKLEVNTRITPIEAVMSYILQAGSVADIAIEDPPLEEVIAHIYSQAAPSQGVQTG; the protein is encoded by the coding sequence ATGGGAGCCGTAGAACTGGAAAATTTACGTAAGACGTTTACGCTAACTCAAGGTTGGGGGAGAAGCCGTAAGCAAACTGAGGTTGTGGCGGTAGATGATATTACGTTGAGTGTTCCCGATGGGCAGGCGATCGCCTTCATTGGGCCAAATGGTGCAGGTAAATCTACTACAATCAAAATGCTGACGGGTATTTTGTATCCTACATCTGGTTATGCTTCGTTGTTGGGGCTGAACCCGTGGAAAAATCGGCGGGAATTGGCTTATCAGATTGGGGTAGTATTTGGACAGCGATCGCAATTATGGTATCACCTACCTCCCCGCGATACTTTAGAATTATTGGCACGCATTTACAACATAGACCGCCAAGAATATCTCAAACGTCGTGATGTTTTAGTTGAGCGTTTTGACCTCAGACCCTTCTGGCATACCCCAGTGCGTAAGCTATCCTTGGGGCAAAGGATGCGGGCAGAAGTTGCAGCTAGTTTACTTCACGCACCACGATTATTATTTTTGGATGAGCCTACCATTGGTCTAGATGTAATTGCCCGTCAAGAGTTGCGCGACCTCATTCGTGAGTGGAACCGCAACGAAGGTATCACCGTATTTCTCACTAGCCACGACGCAGGCGACATCGAACGGGTAGCCCAACGAGTAGTGGTAATTAACCACGGTAGAGTCGTGCTTGATGACAAAATTTCTGCCATGCGCCGGGACTATTTGGGTGCAAAAGTCCTCAGTGTCAGGTTTCATGACACGACACCGCAAATCATCCTCCCTGGTGTGACGGAACTCAAGAAAACAGAATACGCCTTGAAGTTGGAAGTAAATACTCGCATTACCCCTATTGAAGCGGTGATGAGTTACATTCTGCAAGCAGGTTCTGTGGCTGATATTGCCATTGAAGACCCACCATTAGAAGAAGTCATCGCTCACATATATTCCCAAGCAGCCCCCAGCCAAGGAGTACAAACAGGATGA
- a CDS encoding DUF1868 domain-containing protein — MDDNYQTYLNRVARLTLPEAYRSQVQHIQESYKFQPVSGGSRQAAPFPGYTLITPSAAEDSENSAFYKQLEAYQQELLQIPINHDLIVPVPPASFHVTLADLIWDSAYRDAGEQNPDFDQSLHFCIAEILQQYQELLTPGNEPISWQMLGLMIMPRAVAVCLVPKDERCYEQIIKFRRTVYQNPKLIGLGIEQHYHLTAHVTLGYFGEISADLDRTKLSDTLSQLNQSWLLNAPEFVISRVELRKFDDMTRYYRQPDWPSLNF, encoded by the coding sequence TTGGACGATAACTATCAAACTTACTTAAATCGGGTGGCAAGATTGACGCTACCGGAAGCTTATAGATCCCAAGTCCAGCATATTCAGGAATCATACAAATTTCAGCCTGTTTCGGGGGGGTCTAGACAAGCAGCACCTTTTCCTGGGTATACACTAATTACCCCATCTGCGGCAGAAGATTCAGAAAATTCTGCTTTTTATAAGCAATTAGAAGCTTATCAACAGGAATTATTACAGATCCCTATCAATCATGATTTGATTGTTCCTGTACCGCCTGCTAGCTTTCATGTAACTTTAGCAGACTTAATTTGGGACAGTGCCTATCGGGATGCTGGCGAACAAAATCCTGACTTTGACCAAAGTTTACACTTTTGCATAGCTGAGATATTACAACAATATCAGGAATTGCTGACACCAGGGAATGAGCCAATTTCTTGGCAAATGCTAGGACTGATGATTATGCCAAGGGCTGTTGCTGTTTGTTTAGTACCCAAGGATGAACGTTGCTACGAACAGATTATTAAGTTCCGCCGTACAGTTTATCAAAATCCCAAGTTAATAGGATTAGGGATTGAACAACATTATCACCTAACGGCTCATGTCACATTAGGTTATTTTGGGGAGATATCAGCAGATTTAGACCGAACAAAACTGAGTGATACACTCTCACAATTGAATCAAAGCTGGCTCTTAAATGCGCCAGAATTTGTCATCAGTAGAGTGGAGTTGCGCAAGTTTGACGATATGACACGCTATTATCGTCAGCCAGACTGGCCCAGTTTGAATTTTTAA
- a CDS encoding two-partner secretion domain-containing protein, producing the protein MSRRYITAGISIILGIGAVISFDHASASEIIPDNTLPENTTITSDKSDENTFIINGGTIVGEKNLFHSFTKFSLLKGQTAYFDSGRNIENIFGRVTGGEISNIDGTIQSGQRFNLFLINPNGFIFGPNARLNVQGSFVVTTANSIRFAEGGEFSAKPVNTTPLLNVTTPIGLQYGANVGSIRVQGVPIIQPTTLQVEGNQTLALLGGDIIIEDTSLGTLKPEGRIELGSVASAGLVGISATDSGFLFKFDGVPELGNIYLNSGTNISSLGDLKITSNNLFMDNANISTTNNLAIDTKESIQLISKSSIVTSNSEKISETQIIKTRNLLVQDSSLIAVNGGNLTIDASDSVKLIGNVEDFPNRIYATASDNSTNDGNLIINTRDLIVKNNSQIITNSTATFSGRDPFIQPTKGSLTINAANSVILQGSSSDEVYPSGIFTQSGGNGEVGDLTINTRVLQVEDGAQVIVRNSSGKKGGNLTVNATDKVRLIGTSQNGTITGDWLNDANTDEPVPMLIAPAQDLAIAGVTGRESLPSGLFTDATSSGDAGSITINTRELTAQYGGLISAETFSAGQGGDLTIYAADKVQLIGTSANGITSGLFTRAGSMATESASAGSLEIFTGNLLVQDGAQVSASTFGAGKGGNVFVKASEGIQLIGVSARNSPSGLFAQANSNATKDAGNLTIETSNLLVRDGAQVSTSTFGTGNGGNLSVKAAQIQLVGTAPKDLFSSGLFAVATPDSTGSAGNLMINADLLQIWQGAGVAVRSSGTGSAGNVDINAAFIRLDDRAFINADTRGNGNVANQSQANINVRSLTAGRSPSQNLILSRGSNITTNATGENVIGGNIHIGTDTLVASQNSDISANSADFRGGKVKIDAQTIFGIKFRTTSTADSDITATGASPELSGTVEITSPDVDPSQSLTQLPANAIDISRQIYQKCSSGEATAQIQNQFIITGRGGVPENPYEALDNNSVIADWVTVNNANNTAKKESNLTKLVDTPVNNIVEAQGWVVDAKGNLVLTAQAPQVTHHHSGLTAASCQNRG; encoded by the coding sequence ATGAGCCGCCGTTATATTACAGCAGGTATTTCTATTATTTTGGGTATAGGTGCAGTAATTAGCTTTGATCATGCTAGCGCATCTGAGATTATTCCAGACAATACATTGCCTGAAAATACCACCATCACTTCAGATAAGTCAGATGAAAATACCTTTATCATTAATGGCGGAACAATAGTAGGTGAAAAGAATCTATTTCATAGTTTTACGAAGTTTTCTTTATTAAAAGGTCAAACTGCTTACTTCGATAGTGGTCGAAATATTGAAAATATCTTTGGTCGAGTTACTGGTGGAGAGATATCAAATATTGATGGTACTATCCAATCTGGACAGAGATTTAATTTATTTTTAATCAATCCTAATGGATTTATTTTTGGGCCTAATGCTAGGTTGAATGTTCAAGGTTCTTTTGTTGTTACTACAGCTAACAGTATTCGATTTGCTGAGGGTGGCGAATTTAGTGCTAAACCAGTAAACACTACTCCTTTGCTCAATGTTACAACTCCTATTGGTTTGCAATACGGTGCTAATGTTGGCAGCATTCGGGTACAGGGAGTACCAATAATTCAGCCTACAACACTGCAAGTAGAAGGTAATCAGACTTTAGCTTTGTTGGGTGGCGACATTATCATAGAGGATACTTCTCTTGGCACATTAAAACCTGAAGGCAGAATTGAGTTAGGTAGTGTAGCATCCGCAGGCTTGGTGGGTATTTCTGCAACAGATTCAGGGTTTTTATTTAAGTTTGATGGTGTGCCTGAATTGGGTAATATTTATCTAAATTCAGGAACTAATATTAGTAGTTTAGGAGACCTCAAGATTACAAGTAATAATCTTTTCATGGATAATGCTAATATCAGCACAACCAATAATTTGGCTATAGATACAAAAGAGAGTATTCAACTGATAAGTAAAAGCTCTATTGTAACTAGTAATAGTGAGAAAATATCAGAAACTCAGATTATCAAAACACGCAATTTATTGGTGCAAGATAGCTCGCTCATCGCTGTCAATGGTGGCAATTTGACGATAGATGCTTCAGATTCAGTGAAACTGATAGGTAATGTTGAAGATTTCCCTAATCGCATATATGCTACGGCTTCAGATAATTCCACAAATGATGGCAATTTAATAATTAATACTCGTGATTTAATAGTTAAGAATAATTCACAAATTATTACTAATTCTACTGCTACATTTTCTGGTCGCGATCCTTTTATCCAGCCGACTAAGGGTAGTTTAACTATCAACGCTGCAAATTCGGTGATATTGCAAGGTAGCTCATCAGACGAAGTATACCCTAGCGGTATCTTTACTCAATCTGGTGGTAATGGAGAAGTTGGAGACCTGACGATTAACACTCGTGTTTTGCAAGTCGAAGATGGGGCGCAGGTAATTGTTAGAAATTCGAGTGGCAAAAAAGGCGGTAACTTGACGGTGAATGCTACAGATAAAGTACGACTAATAGGCACTTCTCAAAATGGTACAATTACAGGAGACTGGCTAAATGATGCCAATACTGATGAACCAGTACCTATGCTCATCGCCCCGGCACAAGATTTGGCGATCGCCGGAGTAACAGGTAGAGAGAGTTTACCTAGTGGTTTATTTACTGATGCTACATCTTCGGGTGATGCAGGTAGCATCACGATTAATACCCGTGAATTAACAGCACAGTATGGAGGCTTAATTAGTGCTGAAACTTTTTCCGCAGGGCAAGGCGGAGATTTAACAATCTATGCTGCCGATAAAGTGCAACTGATTGGTACATCTGCTAATGGTATTACTAGTGGTTTGTTTACTAGAGCTGGTTCTATGGCAACGGAATCAGCAAGTGCAGGTTCTCTAGAAATTTTCACGGGTAATTTGTTGGTGCAAGATGGCGCACAGGTCAGTGCTAGTACTTTTGGTGCTGGTAAGGGTGGTAATGTATTTGTCAAGGCTAGTGAGGGGATACAGCTAATTGGCGTGTCTGCAAGAAATTCTCCTAGTGGCTTGTTTGCTCAAGCTAACAGTAACGCCACAAAAGATGCAGGTAATTTAACAATTGAGACTTCTAACTTATTAGTACGCGATGGCGCACAAGTTAGTACCAGCACTTTTGGTACAGGTAACGGGGGTAATTTGTCTGTCAAAGCGGCACAAATACAATTAGTTGGTACTGCGCCTAAGGATTTATTCTCCAGTGGTTTGTTTGCTGTCGCCACGCCAGACTCCACAGGTAGCGCCGGCAACCTGATGATTAACGCTGACTTATTGCAAATTTGGCAGGGGGCTGGAGTGGCTGTACGCAGTAGTGGTACGGGGAGTGCGGGTAACGTAGATATTAATGCTGCGTTTATCCGTCTGGACGATCGCGCTTTTATCAATGCTGATACTCGTGGTAATGGTAATGTTGCTAACCAATCACAAGCTAATATTAATGTGCGATCGCTTACAGCGGGGCGAAGCCCATCGCAAAATCTCATCCTCTCCCGTGGTAGCAATATCACAACTAACGCCACAGGTGAAAATGTCATCGGTGGCAATATTCATATTGGAACTGACACTCTAGTTGCTAGCCAAAATAGTGATATTAGTGCTAATTCTGCTGACTTTCGCGGTGGTAAGGTGAAAATCGATGCTCAAACTATTTTTGGGATAAAATTCCGCACTACATCTACCGCAGACAGCGACATCACCGCTACTGGAGCCAGTCCAGAGTTAAGTGGTACTGTGGAAATCACTAGCCCTGATGTTGATCCTAGTCAAAGCTTAACCCAACTCCCAGCAAATGCGATTGATATATCAAGGCAAATCTATCAAAAATGCTCTAGTGGTGAAGCGACAGCACAAATACAAAATCAATTTATTATCACCGGACGGGGTGGTGTACCGGAAAATCCCTATGAAGCTTTAGATAACAATTCAGTAATTGCAGATTGGGTTACAGTTAATAATGCCAACAATACAGCTAAGAAAGAAAGTAATCTGACAAAATTGGTAGATACTCCTGTCAATAATATTGTTGAGGCTCAAGGTTGGGTTGTCGATGCCAAAGGTAATTTAGTTCTCACTGCCCAAGCACCCCAAGTAACACATCATCATTCAGGATTGACAGCAGCTTCTTGTCAAAATAGAGGCTAG